Sequence from the Fragaria vesca subsp. vesca linkage group LG4, FraVesHawaii_1.0, whole genome shotgun sequence genome:
AATGGTGGAGAAACAGCGGAAATCCGGACGGAAAACCCGTCCGACCGTCCGTATCTGAAAACGACTATATATATATATACAGGAATTCTCAGGTGCAGACGTCCGCACCTGAGTTTTGGTGCGGATTTCCATTTTTGCACCACTTCCCGATCGAATTTCCTTAAACTTCCTTCTAGACATATCAAGATCATCTTGTGTAGATCATCTCTGCAAAATTTCAGCCAATTTGGTGATCGTTAAGGCCCTCAAAATCGAAAAACAAATCTGACGGACTGAATTATGTCCGGTTCATCATCTCCATTTGTTTTTCGATTTTGAGGGCCTTAACCATCACCNNNNNNNNNNNNNNNNNNNNNNNNNNNNNNNNNNNNNNNNNNNNNNNNNNNNNNNNNNNNNNNNNNTCACCAAATTGGCTGAAATTTTGCAGAGATGATCTACACAAGATGATATAGATATGTCTAGAAGAAAGTTTGAGGAAATTCAATCGGAAAATGGTGCAAAAATAGAAATCCGCACCAAAAACTTTGGTGCGGACGTCCGCAGCCGAGAAGGGCTGTATATATATATATATATATGGATAATTTTTAGAGCTTAGTACACTGAAATTTTTGCCCATTTGCAAGTGACCAATCGTGTAGCTGATTAGAACTGTATGTATCTGCCAAAAGTTGAATCTCATATCTAGGCACTGAACAAGGAAAGACTAATCTAACATTTTCCAGTGATCGATCTGTTGTAATGAATGAAATATATAGTATCCTTGTGGTTAAAACCGAATAAACAGATTAGCCAAAAAAGAGAAACAAATCGAAGCATTCAACATAACTTCTGCATGTTATCAACATTCCCCTGATCTTTGAGAAATTTTTCAGTGCTACGGGAGGACCACGTGGCATTCTGACGTGGTCCTACGCTCTAATCAAATTTAGACATATAGATTTTCTTCATGAAAAATTATTTCAGCTATTTTGTCAAAGACCATTTTAGGTTTTTTGTTGTTTTTTAAATACTAAACCTCAAACCCTAAACCCTATACCCTATACCCTATACCCTAAACCCTAACCCTAAACTTTAAACCCTAAACCCTAGTTTGAACTTGCTAAATACCCATGAATGTCATTTCACAAAAAATAGAAAATATTTGCTTATATTTTAGTTGTAAAAAATCCACATGTCTAAATTTGATTAGAACGTAGGACCACGTCAGACTGCCACATGGTTCTCCCGTAACATTTAAAAATTTCCCCTGGAGGAATTATTACCTGGTCCCGGCACATTGCTGAGCTGGTGTTCCCAGCCAATGAGCACAAGACACATGGTTCTTTTTTTAACACATCACCAAAATGTTAACTATTGAGATAACAGTGTTAATGGCAAACATAAACGTCACTTTCTCCTTCATATGAAATGAAGAAACCTTGAAACCTTCTCAAAAAGAAAAACAAAGAAAAATTGCAGAAGCACATTGTTGTTCTACTGGTCTGCAATCTTTACAACACTGTAGGACAAATTTCCCAACCAACCTATATTCCTTTGCTCACCGTCACAATCAAGCCAATTGAAGCTTCTGGGTTTGGTTTATAGATATGAGATTTGAGAGGAGAGAGAAAGTAGATCTGAGTTTCCCTCTCCTACACCGCCAACGTCCGAACGCCACCATGACTCACCTCCACCACCACTAGACTCATCGGCTTTCGACGAGTCTGTTCCTGCCTCCACGTCGTCTGACGACATCGGAATTCAACTCACGCGCGGATATACAGGTACCCAGAATTTTCTCTGGGCACCCAAACCTTCTTCTCCTCACCCATGATTATTGAGAAAATTAAAAAAATAGAGTTCATTATATGCAAATCGATTATTGATAAAGAAGATTCAACCGAACAAAATGGATGAGAAATTGAAGATTTGAGTTTTGGAATTGAAGGCCATGGAGAGTGAAGAAGAAGAAGACCAGTGCTGCGTAAGTTTGAGGAATTACAGATGGACGGAGTTAACAGCTCTGCTATTTATTTAGCTCTGATTTAAAAAATTGTATACGTGTCTTGTGCTCATTGGCTGGGAACACCAGCTCAGCAATGTGCCGGGACCAGGTAATAATTCCTCTTTCCCCTGATCTTCTTCATAAAGATACAATGGGATCTTATAATAAGTTTCAGCATTGTGGTGAAACACTAGAATCTGAATATGAATATTGCAAGATTGTTCTCTCAAGAAATACCGTAATATTCTGTAGAAAATCCTCGTCCTTATTTATAGGGCATAAGTTAGGGTTGGAATACTGGAACCACCAAGATCAAGAAGTACCAACCTTAGTGACTTATTCTCAACTCTAGTTGTTAATCGAGTCTTGGAACTTCCCTAACCCCAAGCTCTTTTTCCCTGTGATTATCTCTAAGATTTCTCTTTCACAGAATTATCTGCTAATTAATCCCAAAATCTCACACACGAAGTATTTTTGTTTTGACCAAGTTCTACTTCCTTGTTCAGACTTCAGACTTAAACCCTAAACCCGTTCTTAGGAATTGAGCCATCGTTCCCTTTCCTCGGCAAGATGTCGGTTGTCGACGACGACGAGTTTCGAGTGAAACATGATCTGGTATTGTATCACAATCCCTCTACTGGCGTCGAAATTGGTTCCATGCTTGAGGTCCAACCCTTGGAGTTTGAGCTCCCTCTCTGGTTTCACATCTGATCGCTCAACAACTGAGAAATTTGAGTGTTTCATTAGGGTAGTTTTCGATTTCATTTTGTGTTATTATTCAATTATAACTTGTAAGATTTAACTGTTATGCTATACTGCCCGGCTCTTTTATTTTTTGTTGTCCCTTGATCATGTATCTGTGCTACTGTATGCGACATGCATTTCAGCAATGCAGCTAGCTAATACGTCTACTTAGAATGAATCATTTGCAGGTCAACTAAGAAGCCCCGGCGTTCAGACAAGGATACTAGTTACTCATCTGTATCTGAATGGGCAAGTCTTCCTAAGGACATTTTCTTGTTAGTGTTGGATAAGTTGTTCGAACTAATTGACCATGTTCGTTTGGCTGCCGTTTGCAAGCATTGGCACAATGTTTCGAAAGAGCATAATAGTACAACTCAGCGCTGGTGTAAGGAACTTCCCATGCTCATGATTCCCTTCGGTAGCCGAACAAAGCGAATGGTTTGTAGCCTTTCTGAAGGAAAAATCTATACAAATGTTCAACTACCGGTGCCTTATGATAAGAGGTGCAGTGGCTCCAGTCATGGTTGGTTGGCCACAGCACATGAGAATTTCATCATAACCCTTTTGAATCCTTTCAGAAAGGCAGAGGCCATTCATTTGCCTCCCTTGGTACCCCCACATGATCGCCCAGGCTGCCAAATTGAGTTGCAGAAGCGTCGGGATGAGTTGAGGAAGCAGTACTACTATTATGTCCGTAAGGTGATGGGTAAAAACATCCCTCCTTGTTTGAAGGAGAAGTCAATTGCCTCATGCCCATCAATCTACAATGAGACAAGTTGCTATTGTATAGGTAGCATAGTTGGTGCAACATGCATTTGTTGAAATGCAAGAGAGCAACCTATGTATATATGTGTTGTGGGTGGCTGCAAAGATTGAAATGGAAGAGCATGCTTTAATGTGGCATGGAAACATTGAGCATGAAACAAAGAAGACTTGTGGAATTATCTTCCAAGTGATGGATGTGCATGAAGAATGCATGCATATATTTGCCTATATATAGAGGCATTTGCAATGGTGCAAAACATAGAAGAACCGGAGCTCATCTTGTGTGATCATCAAGAGTGAGATAGAAAACTCTTACGTAGAGAGTTTGTGTGTGTAGCAAAACAAAGTGTGTGTGAGAGTGTATCCCTTCAAGTGTAAGTCTTGAAGTAGTGTTTCTCTCTATGTAACCTTTATTCGTATAATGGAAGTTCTTTGTTGTTGTTGCCCCATGAACGTAGGCACTTTGCCAAACCACGTTAATTCCCGGTGTTCTTTATCATTTTATTTCTGTTACATTTTACATTTGTGGTTGTGAGTTTTTGATTCCATTCTACAGTTTATTCTTCCGCATAACCCAACAGTGGTATCAGAGCTCTTGGTTTTGACCGGGAGCTGCTATAATGGAAGGATCACAGAGTACCATGATTAGACTCAACCACTCAAACTGGATTACGTGAAAATCGAGAATGAAGGATATTCTCTATTGTAAAGATTTGCACAAGCCGATCGAGGGAGACAATGCCAAGCCAGAAGGGACTACACCAGCAACTTGGAAGAAGATGAACCGCAAAGCCATCGGTCATATTCGGGAATGGGTGGACGACAGTGTGTTCCACCATGTTGCCAACGAAACCAATGCGCATGAGCTATGGTTGAAGTTGGAGTCCTTGTTTGAGAAAAAGACTATTGCCAATAAAGCTTTTCTCATTAAAGAGCTCATCAACATGAAGTATCGGGGAGGCGTTCGAGTGACTGAGCACCTCAACAACTTCAAGAGTGTACTCAATCAATTAGCCACGATGAGCATGAAGATTGATGATGAGTTACAAGCCTTGTTGCTGCTCGGGTCATTACCAGATAGTTGGGAGACATTTGTTGTTACCGTAAGTAACTTTGCTCCTAATGGTGTATTATCTATGGAAAATATTAAAGATAATATGCTGAATGAAGAAACCAGAAGGAGTTCTTCGTCAAGTTCAGAAAATGGTCAATTCTTCATTGCGGAGAATAGAGGAAGGAGCAAGAGCAGAGGACCGAGAGGCCATGGAAGAAGTATGTGATACACCCCGAACCTAGTAATTAATTTTATATTGTGATTTCCGGTTTATTGGTAGCTAATCAATTCGGAAATTTATTATGTTATTCTTAATAGAGGTGGTTTAGTCGAGTTCATAGAATTTTAGTTACCCAGTTAAGAGTTCGTAAATGAAGGGTAGTTAAATAATAACAGTATCCATTTTTGGGCTTAGGCATTTAAGGGAGACTTACCATTTAGGAAGGGAAAAAGCCAAAATCAGAAAATACAACCCTCTCCACTTCTCTCTCTCCCCGAGCCGAGCCCGACCCCGACCCCGACCCGTCCGGTTCACCTTGGCGGACCGCCGCCGTCCGGTCACACCAAACCTCCGCGCCAGTCCCGTTCAGCAGTTGGGACCTCGGTCGACCTTCCTAGGGTAGCAGCTGACCCCATCTCGCCGGCGTTAGGGCGCCGGAGGCCCTAGAAGAAGCTGCGTCACCGTTTCTTTTTCTTGTCGGAATTCCTTCCTCTGGCCACCAATCGGGAAATTAAAGGTAGGGTTTTGATGCCCTCTTGCTGGTTATTCTTTCCCCTAAAGGTAGGAGATCGATTGGGTGTAGATAGTAAATCGGGGGTTTTGTGTTCTTGGGCTTGTGAAGTGTTTTCCGGCCAAACCCTTGATTTGTGGGTTTTGTGTTAGTTAGAATTGTTGTTAAGCTTGATGAGAGGAAGAGTTTGGTGTATGGTTTGCTATTTTTGCTCAGAATTGTGGGAGAGATGGTGGTTGACTGCCACTGCCGGCAGTTGACCGCCACTGCTGGTGGTTGCTGCCGTTTGTGGTGGTGGTTGTGAAGAGTTTTGTTTGAATTTCTAGAAGGGTATAAAGTTGTTAAAGTGTAGAAGGATTTTTGGTGATAGGTGCTTGGAATTTGGGATAGTTTTGGTTGTTCCATGGAGGAAAAAGGAGTGTATGAAGTATTAAAAATTATGGTATATGTTGGTAGGAATTTAGAAAGTTTTTAAGTTAATTTTGGTGGAAGAGTAGAGGTGAGCCTCATCCTTGGAAATTTCCATATTTGTGCTTAAGTGTTAGAACGTTGAGGAAAAATTGGAGAAGGTTAGTAAAAAATGGTTGGAGTTCTCCTTAGTTTTTGGAGAGTGTAGAGTGAGGGTAGATGACATTGCCCTATTTTGTTACTTTGATATTCTTGTATTATTTTTGTCTCGGACCTTAAATCTCGTTTTGTACATGACGAGAGGAGACACCACGTGAGGAGGGCTCTGACCGACGTCAGGCTTAGCCGTCTATACTGTGAGTGGACATTTTATTTTTAAAGGAGTATGCATGCATGATTTGTTTAGAAAATCATCACTAATTTTCTGAGTTGATATTATTATTTCTTCTATGAAGGGATCTTGAAAATGATTTGAGTTATTCTATTTTAAGCATGTTAACGTGTGAGACACGTTGAATTTAATTAACTATATTGCTCTTAGAATTTTTCCAAGTACGGTTGGGAATCGTACTTATATTTATTTATGAGTTTCGGGGGAAACTCATATGATTTATATTTTCCTTATGCCATATTCTTGGAATATATATGATGTCAATGCTAGCATGTCATTCCACCTTTCGAGGTGATGTGACACCCACGTTTCAAGTGGGGTCACGCAAGCCTTTCCACCCTAGTGGTGATGTGATGTTGCCGGCGGCATCACGCAAGCCCTGTGCCCTATCCGTCAACTCGAAATAAAGGTACAGGGAGTATGTGAGTACTATGCCTAGGAGGCAACCGAGTCTGGGAGACTCACTTATATGGCCATATAGGATATTCTATTTGAGTTGTTAAATTGACTAGCGGGGCTAGTCCATTATTTTTGGAAGTTTTTTTGTTATACGAGAAATCTATTTATTTTTCTTATTGTTTTACAACTAGCGGGGCTAGTGGGAATTTTGGTTGAGCTTATAATATCTGCATACATGAAAATTCTTGGTTTCCGTATAAATGGAAAAGCATATAAAATTTTGATTTAGTATCATTATGCTCTTGGATACTTATTTAATTAGTTTGTTTTTCGTCCACTCACGCTAACATTTTTAAATGCTTTTCCCTGGGCCCTTTGTTTTCAAATGCCCAGATTGCAGAGCTCCTGTTCGGTTTCACTAGGAGTTGAGGCATAGTTTGCCCGCTGCACCTTGCTGACCGTAGGTTACCTGTTAACCTATGTGTAGTGTTATATTTCCTTCTTGTAGAGCTCTGATGACCATGGGATTATGTGTATTAAGTTAAAGTGTTTACTTTTCACTTAGGTCTATGACCCACGTAGAGAGAGTTTAATCTTGGTTGATGTTCATGTTTAAGTAATGCCATTGAATACTTGGTTTGGGTTGTTTAATTACTGCTATGACTTGGTTTATGTTGTGGGGAGTGAAGGACTCCAGGAGTGGTGGTTGGTTATTATAGTTGAAGTGTTTCAGTTTTTTTTTCAGGATGGGTTGTCCATTTTTAGGGGAGGTTATGCCGAAATTTCGGTATAATCTCTTTTAAGAGTGGACCCCGCAAGACTTGCCTATTTTACTATGTGTTCTCGGGGCGGGTCTTGTCAGTATGAGCAAATCCAGAACAAGGTTTAGCAGAAAGTGTCATCATTGTGGTCTTCCAGGACACATGAAGAAATATTGTTACAAGTTGAAGCGGGAATTCAAAGAAGGGCGAGAAGACGCTACTCATCAACAAAAGGAGGACACGAACAATGTTGTTGTTGCCGTGTCTCATGATGAGTGTGAGTTCCTGTCACTCAGAGGTGAATGTCTATTGGTAGATCATACTAGAGTTCAATAGATCGTTGATTCCGGAGCCTCGTTTCATGCCACGTCCCACGTAGAGTTCTTCACTACGTACAAAGCAGGTGACTTTGGTAAAGTGAAGATGGGCAATGACAGCTACTCCAATATTGCTGTGATTGGAGATATTTGCTTGCAGAGGATGTGGGCTACCAGTTAATGCTGAAAGATGTGAGACATGTTCTTGGTCTACGTCTTAATCTTATGTCAACCGGTGTACTTGATCGACAAGGCTTTCATCATCATGGCGGTGTTGGAAAGTGGAAGCTTACCAAGGGATCTCTTGTAGTTGCTAGAGGAAAAATGTGTTGCACGCTCTACAAGACATATGGGAAGACTTGCAAGAGTAAGTTGAATGCAGTCGAGGAATCCTCTCCAAGTTTGTGGCATAGACGTCTTGGCCACATGAGTGAGAAAGGACTGTAGATGTAGGCAAAGAAATCGCTAATTCCTGTAGCCAAAGCTAACTCATTAGACTCTTGCGATTATTGTTTATTTGGTAAGCAGAAGAAAATCAGTTTTTCGAAGTCTTTCACAAGGAAAGAAAACATACTAGATCTTGTACATTCAGATGTGTGTGGTTTGATGGAAGTCGAATAATTGAGTATGCATAAGTATTTTGTTACTTATATCGATAATGTTTCACGAAAAGTTTAGGTTTATTTGCTGAAATCCAAAGACCAGGTGTTCCAGACGTTTACAATTTTCCACACCATGGTGGAAAGGGAGACTGAAAGAAAATTGAAGTGCCTTCGCATTAACAATGGCGGAGATTACACATCGCATGAATTCAAAGATTATTGTGCGAAGTATGACATCAGACATGAGAAGACGGTTCCTAGAACACCCTAACATAATGGTGTAGCAGAGCGGATGAACCGTATCATTATGGAGAAAGTCATATGCATGTTGAAGATGGCCAAATTGTCAAAAATATTTTGGGGAGAAGCTGTGAAGACTGCGTGTTACCTCATCAACAGAGCACCGTGTGTACCTTTGGAATTTGAGACTCCAAATGAGTTTGGACCGGCAAAGATGCATCATGCTCGCATATGAGAGTATTTAGATGTAAAGCATTCACACATGTATCCAATGAGCAAAGATCAAAGCTGGATGACAAAGCGTTGTCATGCATATTTGTTGGCTATGGCGATTAAGAGTTTGGCTACCGATTGTGGGATCCAAAGACGAAGAAATTCATAAGAAGCAGAGATGTGGTCTTTCATGAAAACCAATTAATTGCAGATTTCGATAAAGAGGTACTGAGAAATGCAGCAACTGACAGCCGCATTTATGATTCACTGTTGCAGTTGGAATCTAATGTTGGGCTACAAGGTGATAAAGTTGAAGGTGTACCAGACATGGTCGATGCTGAAGCCGAAGATGAGGGGGAGCTTGATCAGGGGGAGCAGCCTGTGAATAATCAAGCAGCAGTTTGCAAAAGCACCAGGAGGCCGATTCAATCCACCAAGTATCCATCATCACAATATATTTTGGTGACTAACGATGGAGATGATCCTTATGCAAATTACATCATTTTAACTAGTGACGGAGAGCCTGAAAGTTATGAGGAAGCAATGATTCATCAAGACCACGACAAATAGAGGCTAGCCATGGAGTCTGAGATGGAATCTTTACTGAAGAACGGCACCTACGAGTTGGTGAAGCTTCCTAAAGGCCGAAAAGCACTCAAAAACAAGTGGGTGTTTAAGCTAAAGCGAGATGAGAATGAGAAGCTGACGAAGTACAATGCTCGTTTAGCTGTCAAAGGATTCAGCCAGAAAGAAGGAATCGATTTTGATGAGATTTTCTCACCTGTTGTCAAGATGACTTCGATTAGAGTCATTTTGGGCATGGTTGCCCATGGATCTTAAGGTAGAGCAAATGGACGTGAAGACTGCATTTCTTCATGGTGATTTAGAAGAAGAAATATACATGGAGCAACCAGAAGGCTTTGAAGTCAACGGAAAGGAGCATATGGTTTGCAAGTTGAAGAAAAGCTTGTATGGATTGAAGTAAGCACCAAGATAGTGGTACAAGAAGTTTGACTCCTTCATGGTGAGTCATGGGTACAAGAGATTGTCAGCTCATCCGTGTGTGTATATTCAACAACCCGTTGGAGGTAATTTTATCATCTTACTACTCTATGTAGATGATATGTTGATTGTCAGCAAAGATACTGCTATGATTCAGCAGTTAAAAACATATTTGTCAGAATCTTTTGATATGAACGATTTAGGACCAGCCAAGCGGATTTTGGGCAGGGAGATTGCCCGTGATCGAGGGAATAAGAAATTGTGGTTATCACAAGAAAAATACATCAAGAAGGTACTGGAGAGGTTCCACATGGAGAAAGCAAAACTAGTTGCTACTCCACTTGCCAGTCACATGAAGCTCAGCTCAAAGCAAAGTCCTACAAGTCATAAGGAGGAGGAAGAAATGGCAACAGTGTCATATGCCTCAGCAATAGGGAGCTTGATGTACGTTATGGTTTGTACCAAACCAGACATAACACATGCAGTTGGTGTTGTTAGCAGATTCTTATCTAATCCATGCAAGGAGCACTGGAATGTTGTTAAGTGGATTCTCAAATACTTACGGGGAACTTCAAAGATCAGTCTATGCTTTGGAAGTAGCAAGTATGAATTGGTTGGCTTCACAGATGCAGATATGGCCGGGGATATTGACACGAGAAAGTCAACATTAGGGTACATGATTACATTTTCAGGGGGAGCTGTCTCGTGGCAATCAAAGCTACAAAAATGTGTTGCTTTATCAACTATGGAAGTAGAGTATATTGCAGCTACGGAAACGTGCAAAGATATTTTGTGGTCGAAGAGATTCCTACTAGAATTGGTCATGCACAACAATAGTTTGTCCTGCATTGTGACAATCAAATTAAGCGCAATTCACTTGAGAAAAAATTTAAGTTTTCACTCAAGGTCGAAGCACATTGATGTGAAGTATAATTGGATACGTGATATGCTGGAAGCTAAGGAGGTACTGCTAAAGAAGATTCATACAGATAAGAACAGTTCAGATATGATGACGAAGTCTTTACCGAAAAAGAAGTTCGAGTTCTGCAGAAGTGCGTCAGGGATGACGCACCCCTCTAATTAAGTCCGGAGAGGGAGATTGATGGGTAAAAACATCCCTCCTTATTTGGAGGATAAGTCAATTGCCTCATGCTCATCAATCTACAATGAGGCAAGTTGCTATTCTATAGCTAGCATAGTTGGTGCAGCATGCATGCAACCTATGTATATATGTGTTGTGGGTGGCTGCAAAGATTGAAATGGAAGAACATGGATTAATGTGGCATGGAAACATTGAGCATGAAACAAGGATAGTGGAGGTTCTTTGTTGTTGTTGCCCCGTGGACGTAGGTTCTTTGCCGAACCACGTTAATTCCCGGTGTTCTTTATCATTTTATTTCCGCTATATTTTACATTTGTGGTTGTGAGTTTCCAATTCCATTCTAGAGTTTATTCTTCCGCATAACCCAACAAAAGGTTATATTATCAGCTGACCCATCTTCAAATCCAAATAACTATGTGGTTGTGGCAATCTACGACTATGATGGCAGGATATATGGCTTTCATTAGCGCAGGTCAAAGAGATTGGACTTACCTGGAGGAACCATATATGTTTTCTGATGCTATTTTTCACAGAAATGAAATCCATGCAGTTGGACTAGGGGGAGTAATAGCGTCAGTTGATATCAGTAGTAGTAATGATCCTACGCAGCAGCCAAAGGCAATTATACGTACACCCTTAAGACCAATGGTACACCCGGTTTTCCCATGCAAAGCGGAAAAGGCATATCTTGTTGAATCAAGCAATGGAGACTTGCTGCATGTTCGAAAGTTCTTGAAACCAAAGGAAGGTGTTGATCAAAAGCTGGGGGTTGTCAATTTTGTGGTGTACAAGGTGTTGTTCAGTGACAAAGATGGGAGCATCGTGAAGCAGAATGAGGTGGATATCATTGGGGACGATGCTTTGTTCTTGGGTGATAATCATTCCATGACTGTTTTGGCTTCAAACTTTCCTAGGTGCCAACCAAATTCCATTTACTTCACAAATGACATTAGCAATGGTGGTATTGGGATCTTCAGTTTAGCAAACAAAACCGTTACACAACTCTACGGACGAAAATTATACAGCGCACCCGTCC
This genomic interval carries:
- the LOC101307489 gene encoding F-box protein At4g35733-like translates to MAGYMAFISAGQRDWTYLEEPYMFSDAIFHRNEIHAVGLGGVIASVDISSSNDPTQQPKAIIRTPLRPMVHPVFPCKAEKAYLVESSNGDLLHVRKFLKPKEGVDQKLGVVNFVVYKVLFSDKDGSIVKQNEVDIIGDDALFLGDNHSMTVLASNFPRCQPNSIYFTNDISNGGIGIFSLANKTVTQLYGRKLYSAPVHLRRPFDADLAEPFDFFKMDGGDDGCPEYALLYGPLNPIPPAIWIVPPINGLC